A section of the Pueribacillus theae genome encodes:
- a CDS encoding acetoin utilization protein AcuC has product MKKNAIFIYSDDMLKYKFHDDHPFNQLRVQMTLDLLKQSDAIDSKQVITPRMATDEEIALIHSIDYMDAVKLAGQGNLDPQIAESYGLGTEDTPVFKEMHEASALLVGATLTACEQVMEGKALHALNLGGGLHHGHRGKASGFCVYNDCSIAIKWLREKYDARVLYIDTDAHHGDGVQWSFYEEQNVCTISIHETGRYLFPGTGNYVERGQGDGYGYSFNVPVDAFTEDESWLEIYTAIVREVAHYFKPDIILTQNGADAHYYDPLTHLSLTMKSFDTIPKLAHEMAHEHCDGKWIAVGGGGYDIWRAVPRAWGKIWLAMNDDDRTGSLPENWIAKWQAKSPVTLPKTWEDAGGIYPAIPRKAEITEKNLLMLHKALSIIK; this is encoded by the coding sequence ATGAAAAAAAATGCGATATTCATTTATTCAGACGACATGCTAAAGTATAAATTTCATGATGATCACCCATTTAATCAATTGCGTGTTCAAATGACGCTCGATCTGTTAAAACAAAGCGATGCGATTGATTCAAAACAAGTGATTACCCCAAGGATGGCGACGGATGAAGAAATTGCATTGATCCATTCAATAGATTATATGGATGCAGTTAAGCTTGCCGGGCAGGGAAACTTGGATCCGCAGATTGCGGAGAGCTATGGCCTTGGGACAGAAGATACACCTGTATTTAAAGAAATGCACGAAGCGAGCGCACTTCTAGTCGGAGCCACTCTGACAGCTTGTGAACAAGTAATGGAAGGCAAGGCTCTCCATGCCTTGAATCTTGGCGGAGGGCTCCACCATGGGCATCGCGGAAAAGCTTCCGGATTTTGTGTCTATAACGATTGCTCGATTGCGATTAAATGGCTGAGGGAAAAATATGATGCCCGTGTCCTTTATATTGATACAGATGCCCATCACGGCGACGGTGTCCAATGGTCTTTTTACGAAGAACAGAATGTATGCACCATTTCCATTCATGAAACAGGGCGTTATTTATTTCCAGGAACCGGAAATTACGTCGAGAGAGGCCAAGGAGACGGCTACGGCTATTCCTTTAACGTGCCTGTCGACGCTTTTACAGAAGATGAATCTTGGCTTGAAATCTATACAGCAATCGTAAGAGAAGTTGCACATTATTTTAAGCCTGATATCATTCTTACACAAAATGGAGCTGACGCCCATTATTATGATCCATTAACCCATCTATCCCTAACAATGAAAAGCTTCGACACCATCCCAAAACTTGCCCATGAAATGGCGCATGAACATTGCGACGGAAAATGGATTGCCGTCGGCGGCGGGGGTTATGACATCTGGCGCGCCGTACCAAGAGCATGGGGTAAAATTTGGCTTGCGATGAACGATGACGACAGAACAGGCTCTCTTCCTGAAAATTGGATTGCAAAATGGCAGGCAAAGTCGCCAGTTACCTTACCTAAAACATGGGAGGATGCCGGTGGCATTTATCCAGCCATACCAAGAAAAGCTGAAATAACTGAGAAAAATTTGCTCATGTTACATAAAGCCTTATCAATTATCAAATAA
- the ccpA gene encoding catabolite control protein A produces MSATIYDVAREANVSMATVSRVVNGNPNVKPSTRQKVLEAIERLGYRPNAVARGLASKKTTTVGVIIPDISSILFAELARGIEDIATMYEYNIILSNSDQNKNKEVRLINTLLGKQVDGIVFMGGKLEDEVIAEFKNSPVPVVLAATVDENRGTPSVNIDYETASFDAVNAFIEKGHKNIAAVIGPMEDPINGQLKFSGYRKAMEKAGIQIKDGFVSVGDLSYDSGLQAVESFLQLPEPPTAIFVGTDEMALGVIHGIQDAKLSVPHDIEVIGFDNTRLATMVRPTLSTVVMPMYDIGAVAMRLLTKLMEKEEVDEKTILLPHRIEFRGSTK; encoded by the coding sequence GTGAGTGCGACGATCTATGATGTGGCAAGGGAAGCAAATGTCTCAATGGCAACAGTTTCCCGTGTTGTTAACGGAAATCCTAATGTGAAACCATCTACAAGACAAAAAGTACTGGAAGCAATTGAACGGCTCGGTTACCGTCCAAATGCAGTTGCTAGAGGATTGGCGAGCAAAAAGACAACAACTGTTGGTGTCATTATACCGGACATCTCAAGCATACTTTTTGCTGAATTGGCACGCGGGATTGAAGATATTGCTACAATGTATGAATATAACATTATTTTGAGCAACTCGGACCAAAATAAAAATAAAGAAGTCCGTTTAATTAATACGTTGTTAGGCAAGCAAGTAGACGGAATCGTTTTTATGGGTGGAAAGTTGGAAGACGAAGTAATCGCTGAATTTAAAAATTCTCCCGTTCCCGTTGTTTTGGCAGCAACTGTTGATGAAAACAGGGGGACGCCGTCTGTAAATATTGATTATGAAACAGCAAGTTTTGATGCGGTAAATGCATTCATTGAGAAGGGCCATAAAAATATTGCGGCTGTCATCGGGCCTATGGAAGATCCGATTAATGGGCAGCTAAAATTTTCCGGCTACCGCAAAGCAATGGAAAAGGCGGGAATACAAATTAAAGATGGCTTTGTTTCAGTAGGAGATCTCTCATATGATTCTGGATTGCAAGCGGTCGAATCATTCCTTCAATTGCCCGAACCGCCAACAGCCATTTTCGTTGGAACGGATGAAATGGCGCTTGGTGTCATTCACGGCATCCAAGATGCAAAATTATCCGTTCCTCATGATATCGAAGTTATTGGGTTTGACAATACGAGATTAGCAACGATGGTAAGGCCGACTTTGTCGACTGTCGTAATGCCGATGTATGATATCGGTGCGGTTGCTATGCGTCTTTTGACGAAGCTCATGGAAAAAGAAGAAGTAGACGAGAAAACGATCTTGCTTCCTCATCGGATTGAATTTAGAGGCTCAACAAAATAA